The Streptomyces sp. NBC_01689 genome includes a window with the following:
- the soxR gene encoding redox-sensitive transcriptional activator SoxR: protein MPQIPEEIHELTVGQLSARSGAAVSALHFYESKGLISSRRTTGNQRRYHRDALRRVAFVRAAQRVGIPLATIREALAELPEERTPTRADWARLSEAWRSELDERIRQLSRLRDHLTDCIGCGCLSLDNCVLSNPDDVFGERRAGSRLMAEPTTAPRPAPERRGDPDGCR from the coding sequence GTGCCCCAGATCCCCGAGGAGATCCACGAGCTGACCGTCGGCCAGTTGTCGGCCCGCAGCGGTGCCGCCGTCTCGGCCCTGCACTTCTACGAGTCCAAGGGCCTGATCAGCAGTCGGCGCACCACCGGTAACCAGCGTCGCTACCACCGTGACGCGCTGCGCCGTGTCGCCTTCGTCCGCGCCGCCCAGCGGGTCGGCATCCCGCTGGCCACCATCCGTGAGGCGCTCGCCGAGCTGCCCGAGGAGCGGACCCCGACGCGCGCGGACTGGGCCCGGCTCTCGGAGGCGTGGCGTTCCGAACTCGACGAACGCATCAGGCAGTTGAGCAGGCTGAGGGATCATCTGACGGACTGCATCGGGTGCGGGTGTCTGTCCTTGGACAACTGTGTGCTCTCCAACCCGGACGACGTCTTCGGTGAGCGCCGGGCCGGTTCCCGGCTCATGGCCGAGCCCACCACCGCGCCGCGGCCGGCGCCGGAGCGGCGCGGGGACCCGGACGGCTGCCGCTGA
- a CDS encoding RNA ligase (ATP): MSTLRVTAEVLTVHEHPNADALELAQVGLYRAVVPKGAYRTGETALYIPEQSVLPAGLIEELGLTGRLAGSSSDRVRAVRLRGELSQGIVCRPRALAEVDLDRAAAAGTDFAPTLGIVKWVPPIPPTMSGEIEAAPELLPWVDIENIQRYPDIFAPGEPVVLTEKLHGSACLVTHLADEGRTHVSSKGFGAKSLALKEDPRNLYWRAVHGHGVARVAARLAERLGARRVGIFGEVYGAGVQDLSYGADGRRESLGYAVFDVSAEIDGEVRWLDAAALLEGELPLVPRLYEGPYAIDRVLETASGRETVSGRGLHLREGVVIRPAAERHSPVTGGRAIAKAVSPAYLTRKGGTEYE; encoded by the coding sequence ATGTCGACGCTGCGCGTCACCGCCGAAGTGCTGACCGTCCACGAGCACCCGAACGCCGACGCCCTCGAACTGGCCCAGGTGGGCCTCTACCGGGCCGTCGTCCCCAAGGGCGCCTACCGCACCGGCGAGACCGCGCTCTACATCCCGGAGCAGTCCGTGCTCCCGGCCGGGCTGATCGAGGAGCTGGGGCTGACCGGACGGCTCGCGGGCAGCTCGTCCGACCGGGTCAGGGCCGTGCGACTGCGCGGGGAGCTGTCGCAGGGGATCGTCTGCCGCCCCAGGGCGCTGGCCGAGGTCGACCTGGACCGTGCCGCCGCGGCGGGAACCGACTTCGCGCCGACGCTCGGCATCGTCAAGTGGGTCCCCCCGATCCCGCCCACCATGAGCGGTGAGATCGAGGCCGCGCCGGAACTGCTGCCCTGGGTCGACATCGAGAACATCCAGCGGTACCCGGACATCTTCGCGCCGGGTGAACCCGTCGTGCTGACGGAGAAGCTGCACGGCTCCGCCTGCCTGGTGACTCACCTGGCCGACGAGGGACGCACGCACGTCTCCTCCAAGGGCTTCGGGGCCAAGTCCCTTGCGCTCAAGGAGGATCCGCGCAATCTGTACTGGCGTGCCGTGCACGGCCACGGAGTCGCACGGGTCGCGGCCCGGCTCGCCGAACGGCTCGGCGCACGCCGTGTCGGCATCTTCGGCGAGGTGTACGGGGCGGGTGTGCAGGACCTCTCCTACGGTGCGGACGGCCGCCGCGAGTCCCTCGGTTACGCGGTGTTCGACGTGTCCGCGGAGATCGACGGCGAGGTCCGCTGGCTGGACGCCGCCGCCCTGCTGGAGGGCGAACTGCCGCTGGTGCCCCGGCTGTACGAGGGCCCGTACGCCATCGACCGGGTGCTGGAGACCGCCTCGGGCCGCGAGACGGTCTCGGGCCGCGGACTCCACCTGCGCGAGGGCGTGGTCATCCGGCCCGCGGCCGAACGGCACAGCCCGGTGACGGGCGGCCGGGCCATCGCGAAGGCGGTCAGCCCGGCCTATCTGACCCGCAAGGGCGGCACGGAGTACGAGTGA
- a CDS encoding 3-keto-5-aminohexanoate cleavage protein, protein MMQVCLNGVRGAGDGVAVPMSPGDSAASAAGAVGAGASDVHVHPRTPCGQDTLSPRAVAAVLDAIRARVDVPVGVTTGAWAETGPAARLARVRSWTVLPDHASVNWHEPGAEELAAALLDRGIGVEAGVRSGTDGAARFAASPLAPRVLRVLAEVTDPSPRTAEDSAPALLAAIGTAHGAPVLLHGAEGGTWPVLRLAGRLGLATRIGLEDTLVLPDGRRASSNAELVAEGLVRYEAARRPS, encoded by the coding sequence GTGATGCAGGTGTGTCTGAACGGGGTCCGGGGGGCCGGTGACGGGGTCGCCGTGCCCATGTCGCCCGGGGACTCGGCCGCGTCGGCGGCCGGGGCGGTCGGAGCCGGGGCCTCGGACGTCCATGTGCATCCCAGGACACCCTGCGGACAGGACACCCTCTCGCCGAGGGCGGTCGCGGCGGTGCTCGACGCGATCCGCGCCCGGGTCGACGTCCCGGTCGGTGTCACGACCGGTGCGTGGGCCGAGACCGGTCCCGCCGCCCGCCTGGCGCGGGTCCGGTCCTGGACGGTGCTGCCCGACCACGCCTCCGTCAACTGGCACGAGCCGGGCGCCGAGGAACTCGCGGCGGCGCTGCTCGACCGCGGGATCGGGGTGGAGGCCGGTGTCCGGTCCGGCACCGACGGCGCGGCCCGCTTCGCGGCGTCACCGCTCGCACCCCGCGTGCTGCGGGTGCTGGCCGAGGTGACCGACCCCTCCCCACGGACCGCCGAGGACTCGGCGCCGGCGCTCCTCGCCGCCATCGGCACGGCGCACGGCGCCCCCGTCCTGCTGCACGGTGCGGAGGGCGGCACCTGGCCGGTCCTGCGGCTCGCCGGCCGGCTGGGCCTCGCGACCCGGATCGGCCTGGAGGACACCCTCGTCCTCCCGGACGGCCGACGGGCTTCCTCCAACGCGGAGCTGGTGGCCGAGGGACTCGTCCGGTACGAGGCCGCCCGGCGCCCGTCGTAG
- a CDS encoding penicillin acylase family protein: MPRCTPRTTLDRLRTPRRFPKFLKAASICVLVAGLLSPLTQAAAAGGPAGLAANDYCGGRCSDILPPGEKGNATLAQILLNQVFGTQPDHAEDQLGPYSNLASGYSTLTDDKINTFFNDASFGVASDQVASTTKPGGRTDVTIVRDKKSGVPHITGTTRYGTEYGAGYAAAQDRLWLMDVFRHVGRGQLTSFAGGAPSNQGLEQEFWRNAPYTEADLQAQIDSATAGAGARGTQALADANAYIDGINAYIDASDSGRYFPGEYVLTGHKDAITNAGTIDHFKLTDLVALASVIGALFGSGGGGEVNNALSLLAAQSHYGVTEGTRVWESFRERNDPEAVLTVHDGESFPYATKPDTAQGEALPDAGSVAQEPLVYDRTGSAGTAKATGTSATAAATALSSARRGMSNALVVGGNATASGHPIAVFGPQTGYFAPQLLMLQEIQGPGLSARGASFAGLSMYVELGRGQDYSWSATTSGQDIIDTYAVELCQDDYHYLYHGTCTAMDKVERTNSWKPTTADGTAAGSYRMQVYRTKYGPVEYRATVGGKKVAYTTLRSSFMHEADSIIGFQMLNDPDYVKSPATFQSAVQHINYTFNWFYADSAHTAYYNSGDNPVRASGVDAEFPVWAQAPYEWRSWDPATNTAAYTPASAHPNSVDQDYYISWNNKQAKDYTTAPWGDGSVHRGNLLEDRVRKLVAAGGVTRSSLTKAMADAALADLRAEDVLPKLLQVVNSSPVTDTAAAAAVTKLSGWVTAGARRKETSAGSKTYADADAIRILDAWWPLLVKAEFAPGLGTDLYTAFTANLPVDESPSAAHGPTGAHAGSSFQYGWWSYVDKDIRAVLGQSVQGGLAQKYCGGGSLSACRDILISTLKTAAGLTAAQVYPGDDQCSAGDQWCADSIVQRALGGIKHGRITWQNRPTYQQVVEYTSHR, translated from the coding sequence ATGCCACGGTGCACCCCACGTACCACCCTCGACAGACTGAGAACTCCCCGCAGATTCCCCAAGTTCCTGAAGGCCGCCTCGATCTGCGTCCTGGTCGCCGGCCTGCTGTCCCCGCTGACCCAGGCCGCCGCCGCGGGCGGCCCGGCCGGGCTCGCCGCCAACGACTACTGCGGCGGTCGCTGCTCCGACATTCTCCCGCCCGGTGAGAAAGGCAACGCGACCCTCGCCCAGATCCTGCTCAACCAGGTCTTCGGCACCCAGCCCGACCACGCCGAGGACCAGCTCGGCCCCTACAGCAACCTCGCCTCGGGCTACTCCACGCTCACCGACGACAAGATCAACACCTTCTTCAACGACGCGTCCTTCGGCGTCGCCTCCGACCAGGTCGCCTCGACCACCAAGCCGGGCGGCCGCACGGACGTGACGATCGTGCGCGACAAGAAGTCCGGTGTGCCCCACATCACGGGTACTACCCGTTATGGCACCGAGTACGGCGCCGGATACGCGGCGGCCCAGGACCGGCTCTGGCTGATGGACGTCTTCCGGCACGTCGGCCGCGGCCAGCTGACCTCCTTCGCCGGCGGCGCCCCCTCCAACCAGGGCCTGGAGCAGGAGTTCTGGCGCAACGCGCCCTACACCGAGGCCGATCTGCAGGCGCAGATCGACAGCGCCACCGCCGGCGCCGGGGCCCGCGGCACCCAGGCGCTCGCGGACGCCAACGCCTACATCGACGGCATCAACGCCTACATCGACGCCTCCGACAGCGGCCGTTACTTCCCCGGCGAGTACGTCCTGACCGGCCACAAGGACGCCATCACCAACGCCGGCACCATCGACCACTTCAAACTCACCGACCTGGTCGCGCTGGCCTCCGTGATCGGCGCGCTCTTCGGATCGGGGGGCGGCGGCGAGGTCAACAACGCGCTCTCGCTGCTCGCCGCCCAGTCCCATTACGGCGTGACCGAGGGCACCAGGGTCTGGGAGTCCTTCCGCGAGCGCAACGACCCCGAGGCCGTGCTCACCGTCCACGACGGCGAGAGCTTCCCGTACGCCACCAAGCCCGACACCGCGCAGGGCGAGGCGCTGCCCGACGCGGGTTCGGTGGCCCAGGAGCCGCTGGTCTACGACCGCACCGGCAGCGCGGGCACCGCCAAGGCCACCGGTACCTCCGCCACGGCGGCCGCGACGGCCCTCAGCTCGGCCAGGCGCGGGATGTCCAACGCCCTCGTGGTGGGCGGCAACGCGACCGCGAGCGGCCATCCGATCGCCGTCTTCGGCCCACAGACCGGCTACTTCGCGCCGCAGCTCCTCATGCTCCAGGAGATCCAGGGCCCGGGCCTGAGCGCACGGGGCGCGTCCTTCGCGGGACTGAGCATGTACGTCGAGCTCGGCCGGGGGCAGGACTACTCGTGGAGTGCGACGACGTCCGGCCAGGACATCATCGACACCTACGCCGTCGAACTCTGCCAGGACGACTACCACTACCTCTACCACGGCACCTGCACGGCCATGGACAAGGTCGAGCGGACCAACTCCTGGAAGCCGACCACGGCCGACGGCACCGCGGCCGGTTCCTACCGCATGCAGGTCTACCGGACCAAGTACGGCCCCGTGGAGTACCGGGCGACGGTCGGCGGCAAGAAGGTCGCCTACACCACCCTGCGCTCCTCCTTCATGCACGAGGCCGACTCGATCATCGGTTTCCAGATGCTCAACGACCCGGACTACGTGAAGAGCCCCGCGACCTTCCAGAGCGCGGTGCAGCACATCAACTACACCTTCAACTGGTTCTACGCCGACTCCGCGCACACCGCCTACTACAACAGCGGTGACAACCCGGTGCGGGCGAGCGGCGTGGACGCCGAGTTCCCGGTCTGGGCGCAGGCCCCCTACGAGTGGCGGAGCTGGGACCCGGCCACCAACACGGCCGCCTACACCCCCGCGTCCGCCCACCCCAACTCCGTTGACCAGGACTACTACATCTCCTGGAACAACAAGCAGGCCAAGGACTACACCACGGCCCCCTGGGGCGACGGTTCCGTGCACCGCGGCAACCTCCTGGAGGACCGGGTGCGGAAGCTGGTCGCGGCCGGCGGGGTGACCAGGTCCTCGCTGACCAAGGCGATGGCCGACGCGGCGCTCGCCGACCTCCGGGCCGAGGACGTGCTGCCGAAGCTGCTCCAGGTCGTCAACAGCTCGCCGGTCACCGACACCGCGGCCGCCGCGGCGGTGACCAAGCTGTCCGGCTGGGTGACGGCCGGAGCCCGGCGCAAGGAGACCTCGGCCGGCTCGAAGACCTATGCCGACGCCGACGCGATCCGCATCCTGGACGCCTGGTGGCCGCTGCTGGTCAAGGCCGAGTTCGCGCCGGGCCTCGGCACCGACCTGTACACCGCCTTCACCGCCAATCTGCCCGTCGACGAGTCGCCGTCGGCGGCGCACGGCCCGACCGGCGCGCACGCCGGCAGCTCCTTCCAGTACGGCTGGTGGAGCTATGTCGACAAGGACATCAGAGCGGTGCTGGGCCAGTCGGTGCAGGGCGGGCTGGCCCAGAAGTACTGCGGCGGGGGCAGCCTGAGCGCCTGCCGGGACATCCTGATCAGCACGCTCAAGACCGCCGCGGGCCTGACCGCCGCCCAGGTCTACCCCGGGGACGATCAGTGCTCGGCGGGCGACCAGTGGTGCGCCGACTCGATCGTCCAGCGGGCGCTCGGCGGCATCAAGCACGGCAGGATCACCTGGCAGAACCGGCCGACGTACCAGCAGGTCGTGGAGTACACGTCGCACCGCTGA
- a CDS encoding exo-beta-N-acetylmuramidase NamZ family protein: MRLSRRALLTATAAAGLAAVPATTTGTAVPVATTAPAAGRPLRTGFDRLRGDGYALLHGHRVGIVTNPTGVTADVRHIVDVMHADTRVDLVAVFGPEHGFRGTAQAGGSEGRYDDPATGLPVYDTYLKSGQPLADVFTASGVDTVVFDIQDVGARFYTYIWTLYDCMEAARLAGKRFVVLDRPNPVTGRAALGPVLHKEFASFVGRKPIAQAHGMTVAELARLFNKEFLAEPVPLETVLMSGWKRSDFFDATGLPWVPPSPNMPTADTALVYSGTCLFEGTNLSEGRGTTRPFELLGAEGLDGRWAAAAGGLGLPGVHFREAYFAPTFSKFEGRTVGGVQVHVHDRATFDPVRTGIALLVTAKKAWSGFAWRPDNWIDKLTGSTRVRTMIDAGATADEVAASWRDELEAFRRTRKAHLLYA; encoded by the coding sequence ATGCGCCTCTCCCGGCGAGCCCTTCTCACGGCCACCGCGGCGGCCGGACTGGCGGCGGTGCCCGCCACCACCACCGGGACGGCGGTTCCCGTCGCCACCACCGCGCCGGCCGCCGGCCGCCCCCTGCGCACCGGCTTCGACCGCCTCCGGGGCGACGGTTACGCGCTCCTGCACGGTCACCGGGTCGGGATCGTGACGAATCCCACCGGCGTCACCGCCGACGTGCGCCACATCGTCGACGTGATGCACGCCGACACCCGGGTGGACCTGGTCGCCGTCTTCGGCCCGGAACACGGTTTCCGCGGCACGGCGCAGGCGGGCGGCTCGGAGGGCCGCTACGACGACCCGGCGACCGGGCTGCCCGTCTACGACACGTACCTCAAGAGCGGGCAGCCGCTCGCCGACGTCTTCACCGCCTCCGGCGTGGACACCGTGGTCTTCGACATCCAGGACGTGGGCGCGCGCTTCTACACCTACATCTGGACGCTGTACGACTGCATGGAGGCCGCCCGGCTCGCGGGCAAGCGCTTCGTGGTGCTGGACCGGCCGAACCCGGTGACCGGCCGGGCCGCCCTGGGGCCGGTGCTGCACAAGGAGTTCGCGAGCTTCGTCGGCCGGAAGCCGATCGCGCAGGCGCACGGGATGACGGTGGCGGAGCTGGCGCGGCTGTTCAACAAGGAGTTCCTGGCCGAGCCGGTGCCGCTGGAGACCGTCCTGATGTCGGGCTGGAAGCGGTCGGACTTCTTCGACGCCACGGGCCTGCCCTGGGTGCCGCCGAGTCCGAACATGCCCACGGCGGACACGGCCCTGGTGTACTCCGGCACCTGCCTCTTCGAGGGGACGAACCTGTCGGAGGGGCGGGGTACCACACGGCCCTTCGAACTGCTCGGCGCCGAGGGGCTGGACGGCCGGTGGGCCGCGGCGGCCGGTGGCCTAGGCCTGCCCGGCGTGCACTTCAGGGAGGCCTATTTCGCCCCGACCTTCTCCAAGTTCGAGGGCAGGACCGTCGGCGGGGTGCAGGTCCATGTGCACGACCGGGCCACGTTCGACCCGGTCCGCACCGGCATCGCGCTCCTGGTGACCGCCAAGAAGGCCTGGAGCGGCTTCGCCTGGCGTCCGGACAACTGGATCGACAAGCTGACCGGCTCCACCCGGGTGCGCACGATGATCGACGCGGGGGCGACGGCCGACGAGGTCGCGGCGTCCTGGCGGGACGAGCTGGAGGCCTTCCGGCGGACCCGGAAGGCCCATCTGCTCTACGCCTGA
- a CDS encoding SDR family oxidoreductase, which translates to MVEAVQDAGVVVTGAGGGIGAALARRFAAEGARVVVNDLDAAKARAVADEIGGTAVPGDASTIVAEARDALGGTIDVYCANAGVASGGTEAAGEQVWELAWDVNVMAHVRAAHALLPAWLERGSGRFVSTVSAAGLLTMIGAAPYSVTKHGAYAFAEWLSLTYRHRGLKVHAICPQGVRTDMLDATGSAGDLVLQPTAIEPEDVANALFAGIEEDRFLILPHPEVAGYYQVRATEPDRWLTNMNHIQQKWEAGR; encoded by the coding sequence ATGGTGGAAGCCGTGCAGGATGCGGGAGTGGTCGTCACCGGTGCGGGAGGCGGCATCGGGGCCGCGCTGGCCCGCCGCTTCGCCGCCGAGGGGGCCAGAGTCGTCGTCAACGACCTCGACGCCGCCAAGGCCCGGGCCGTGGCCGACGAGATCGGCGGCACCGCGGTCCCCGGCGACGCGTCCACGATCGTGGCCGAGGCCCGGGACGCCCTCGGCGGCACGATCGACGTCTACTGCGCCAACGCGGGCGTCGCCTCGGGCGGTACCGAGGCGGCCGGCGAGCAGGTCTGGGAGCTCGCCTGGGACGTCAACGTGATGGCCCACGTCCGCGCCGCCCACGCACTGCTCCCGGCCTGGCTGGAGCGCGGCAGCGGCCGGTTCGTGTCCACCGTCTCCGCCGCCGGACTGCTCACCATGATCGGCGCCGCGCCCTACAGCGTCACCAAGCACGGCGCGTACGCCTTCGCCGAGTGGCTCTCGCTGACCTACCGTCACCGGGGCCTGAAGGTGCACGCGATCTGTCCGCAGGGCGTGCGCACCGACATGCTCGACGCCACCGGCAGCGCGGGCGACCTGGTGCTCCAGCCGACCGCCATCGAGCCGGAGGACGTCGCGAACGCCCTCTTCGCCGGGATCGAGGAGGACCGCTTCCTGATCCTGCCGCACCCCGAGGTCGCCGGTTACTACCAGGTGCGCGCCACCGAACCCGACCGCTGGCTGACGAACATGAACCACATCCAGCAGAAGTGGGAGGCGGGCCGGTGA
- a CDS encoding class I adenylate-forming enzyme family protein encodes MTTYADRPWVALLSDAQRAPVSPADSLVHALRTAVRDVPDRTALAYFDGRLSYREVDELSDSVAGHLAARGLRRGDRVAILLQNSPHFVLALLGAWKAGATVVPVNPMYKSGEVRHVLHDADVRALVCSDRAWESYLRGTAADSAVSIVLTACELDFQTRDDTRVLTFDRLPGAVDADDLGTVAAQGGKAPGGRDAGPSDTALISYTSGTSGTPKGATNTHGNIMYNAERQRTGLGLPEAPVYFAMAPLFHITGMVCQLAACLNSAGTLVLAYRFEAGVVLDAFAEHRPLYTVGPSTAFMALAAHPSVTPDHFSSFVNISSGGAPLPPALVEKFRAGFGPYIRNGYGLTECTAPCASVPPGREAPVDPVSGTLAVGLPGPDSVVRIVDDQGQEVPFGEQGEILVRGPQVVPGYWQRPEATAETFPDGELRTGDIGFMDPEGWLYVVDRKKDMINASGFKVWPREVEDVLYTHPAVREAAVVGIPDGYRGETVKAYISLRPGAEEDPDALAAYCKERLAAYKYPRHVEILPDLPKTASGKILRRELRTRSQGPE; translated from the coding sequence GTGACCACCTATGCCGACCGCCCCTGGGTGGCCCTCCTCAGCGACGCGCAGCGCGCCCCCGTCAGCCCCGCCGACTCCCTGGTGCACGCCCTGCGCACGGCCGTGCGGGACGTGCCGGACCGCACCGCGCTCGCCTACTTCGACGGCCGGCTGAGCTACCGCGAGGTGGACGAGCTCAGCGACTCGGTCGCCGGACACCTCGCCGCCCGCGGCCTGCGGCGCGGTGACCGGGTCGCGATCCTGCTGCAGAACTCCCCGCACTTCGTGCTCGCGCTGCTCGGCGCCTGGAAGGCCGGCGCGACCGTCGTCCCGGTCAACCCCATGTACAAGTCGGGCGAGGTGCGCCACGTCCTGCACGACGCCGACGTGCGCGCCCTGGTCTGCTCCGACCGGGCGTGGGAGTCGTACCTGCGCGGGACGGCGGCCGACTCGGCGGTGAGCATCGTCCTCACCGCCTGCGAACTCGACTTCCAGACCCGCGACGACACACGGGTGCTGACCTTCGACCGACTGCCGGGGGCCGTCGACGCCGACGACCTCGGGACCGTCGCCGCGCAGGGCGGCAAGGCACCCGGAGGCCGCGACGCGGGTCCGTCGGACACCGCGCTGATCAGCTACACCTCCGGCACCTCCGGCACCCCCAAGGGCGCCACCAACACGCACGGCAACATCATGTACAACGCCGAGCGGCAGCGGACCGGCCTCGGGCTGCCCGAGGCCCCGGTGTACTTCGCCATGGCGCCCCTGTTCCACATCACCGGCATGGTCTGCCAGCTCGCCGCCTGCCTCAACAGCGCGGGCACCCTGGTCCTCGCCTACCGCTTCGAGGCCGGGGTGGTGCTCGACGCGTTCGCCGAGCACCGGCCGCTCTACACCGTGGGCCCCTCGACCGCCTTCATGGCCCTGGCCGCCCATCCGTCCGTCACGCCCGACCACTTCTCGTCCTTCGTGAACATCTCCTCCGGCGGCGCACCGCTGCCGCCCGCCCTGGTGGAGAAGTTCCGCGCCGGATTCGGTCCCTACATCCGCAACGGTTACGGGCTCACCGAGTGCACCGCCCCGTGCGCCTCCGTACCGCCGGGCCGGGAGGCCCCCGTCGACCCGGTCTCGGGCACGCTGGCCGTCGGCCTGCCGGGCCCCGACAGCGTCGTCCGCATCGTCGACGACCAGGGCCAGGAGGTCCCGTTCGGGGAACAGGGCGAGATCCTCGTCAGGGGACCGCAGGTCGTACCGGGCTACTGGCAGCGCCCCGAGGCGACCGCCGAGACCTTCCCGGACGGTGAGCTGCGCACCGGCGACATCGGATTCATGGACCCGGAGGGCTGGCTCTACGTCGTCGACCGCAAGAAGGACATGATCAACGCGTCCGGCTTCAAGGTCTGGCCCCGCGAGGTCGAGGACGTGCTCTACACCCACCCGGCGGTCCGCGAGGCGGCCGTCGTCGGCATCCCCGACGGCTACCGCGGCGAGACCGTGAAGGCCTACATCAGCCTGCGGCCGGGCGCCGAGGAGGACCCCGACGCGCTCGCCGCGTACTGCAAGGAGAGACTGGCCGCCTACAAGTATCCGCGGCACGTGGAGATCCTGCCCGACCTGCCGAAGACGGCGAGTGGGAAGATCCTCCGTCGGGAACTGCGTACGCGCTCGCAGGGCCCGGAGTAG
- a CDS encoding TetR/AcrR family transcriptional regulator, with amino-acid sequence MPRTTDGDGTPVPQRLLAAATRLFAEQGYDRTSVQEIVEAAGVTKGALYHYFGSKDDLLHEVYARVLRIQQERLDAFADSDAPVEERVRGAAADVVVTTIDNLDDASIFFRSMHHLSPEKLKQVRSERRRYHERFRALIEEGQKKGVFSTATPADLVVDYHFGSVHHLSTWYRPDGPLTPQEVAEHLSDLLLRALRP; translated from the coding sequence GTGCCCAGAACGACGGACGGCGACGGTACGCCCGTCCCGCAGCGACTCCTGGCCGCCGCCACCCGGCTCTTCGCCGAGCAGGGCTACGACCGGACCTCCGTGCAGGAGATCGTCGAGGCCGCGGGCGTGACCAAGGGCGCGCTCTACCACTACTTCGGCTCGAAGGACGACCTCCTGCACGAGGTGTACGCGCGCGTGCTGCGTATCCAGCAGGAGCGGCTGGACGCGTTCGCGGACTCCGACGCGCCGGTGGAGGAGCGGGTCAGGGGCGCGGCGGCCGACGTGGTCGTCACGACCATCGACAACCTCGACGACGCCTCGATCTTCTTCCGGTCCATGCACCACCTCAGCCCCGAGAAGCTCAAGCAGGTACGGTCCGAGCGGCGCCGCTACCACGAACGCTTCCGCGCGCTGATCGAGGAGGGCCAGAAGAAGGGCGTGTTCTCCACGGCCACCCCGGCGGACCTGGTCGTCGACTACCACTTCGGATCGGTCCACCATCTGTCGACGTGGTACCGCCCGGACGGTCCGCTCACTCCGCAGGAGGTCGCCGAGCATCTGTCGGACCTGCTGCTGCGTGCGCTACGGCCGTAG
- a CDS encoding acyl-CoA dehydrogenase family protein, whose translation MDFAFDARTEELRGRLLAFMDEYVYPAETVAEEQRALLASPWDTPAVVGELKAEARRQGLWNLFLPDAEYGGGLTNLQYAPLAEITGRSPHLAPTALNCAAPDTGNMEVLAQFGDEQQKKQWLEPLLAGEIRSAFAMTEPEVASSDATNITTHIERDGDEYVVTGRKWYISGAMNPDCKIFIVMGKTDPDGTDLRRQQSMVLVPRDTPGVEVRRAMQVYGYEDHSHGGHAEVVFHGTRVPVTNLVGEEGGGFAIAQARLGPGRIHHCMRLIGMAERAIELMCRRAVSRTAFGKPLAQQGVVQNWIADARVAVEQLRLLVLKTAWMMDTVGNKGAHTEIQAIKIATPRTVVDILDKAVQLHGAGGVSQDFPLAELWAAARTLKLADGPDEVHQRSLARREIKKYV comes from the coding sequence ATGGACTTCGCATTCGACGCGCGCACCGAGGAGCTGCGCGGCAGGCTGCTCGCCTTCATGGACGAGTACGTGTACCCGGCGGAGACGGTGGCCGAGGAGCAGCGTGCCCTGCTGGCCTCGCCGTGGGACACCCCCGCCGTCGTCGGCGAGTTGAAGGCCGAGGCGCGCAGGCAGGGCCTGTGGAACCTCTTCCTGCCCGACGCCGAGTACGGCGGCGGACTCACCAACCTCCAGTACGCGCCGCTCGCCGAGATCACCGGCCGCAGCCCGCACCTGGCGCCCACCGCGCTGAACTGCGCGGCGCCGGACACCGGCAACATGGAGGTGCTCGCGCAGTTCGGCGACGAGCAGCAGAAGAAGCAGTGGCTGGAGCCGCTGCTCGCCGGTGAGATCCGTTCGGCGTTCGCGATGACCGAGCCGGAGGTGGCCTCCTCCGACGCCACCAACATCACCACGCACATCGAGCGGGACGGCGACGAGTACGTCGTCACCGGCCGCAAGTGGTACATCTCCGGGGCGATGAACCCGGACTGCAAGATCTTCATCGTGATGGGCAAGACGGACCCGGACGGGACGGACCTCCGCCGGCAGCAGTCCATGGTCCTGGTCCCGCGGGACACCCCGGGGGTCGAGGTCCGGCGGGCCATGCAGGTGTACGGCTACGAGGACCACTCCCACGGCGGGCACGCGGAGGTCGTCTTCCACGGGACCCGCGTTCCCGTCACCAACCTGGTCGGCGAGGAGGGCGGCGGGTTCGCCATCGCCCAGGCCCGGCTCGGCCCCGGCCGTATCCACCACTGCATGCGGCTGATCGGCATGGCCGAGCGGGCGATCGAACTGATGTGCCGCCGGGCGGTGTCCCGGACGGCGTTCGGCAAGCCGCTGGCCCAGCAGGGCGTGGTCCAGAACTGGATCGCCGACGCCCGGGTCGCCGTCGAGCAGCTGCGGCTGCTGGTGCTGAAGACCGCCTGGATGATGGACACGGTCGGCAACAAGGGCGCCCACACGGAGATCCAGGCCATCAAGATCGCCACTCCGCGCACGGTCGTCGACATCCTCGACAAGGCGGTGCAGCTGCACGGTGCCGGGGGCGTGAGCCAGGACTTCCCGCTGGCGGAGCTGTGGGCGGCCGCGCGCACGCTGAAGCTCGCGGACGGGCCCGACGAGGTGCACCAGCGGTCGCTGGCGCGGCGGGAGATCAAGAAGTACGTGTGA